The DNA sequence ACTCCTCTAAAACTTTTCTAGCGATTTCCTTGAGCTTCATTTTCCTGTGAAGACAGCTTGTGAAATTGCCGTCGCAAGACGAGAACAAATCCTCCCGCATTGCTTGCCGACGTTCTTTCGGATCACTGAAATACAAAGCCCGCTAAGTAGTTGTCTTAGCGGGCTTTGTAAATTGGGTGCAGGGACCAGATTTGAACTGATGACCTTCAGGTTATGAGCCTGACGAGCTACCGGGCTGCTCCACCCTGCATCGAGGAAAGCCGAGAAACAAACAGGTGAAGTATGAATCGCGCAAGGGAAAAATTTAATTTTTTGAAAAAAGTTTTCATTCGCGTGATTTCTCCGCCACTTGAGCGCACTTTGGGAGAGAAAATAGGTAGCACTCCATGGATATTTTTGCTAACCATTTGAGGGTGAGTAAACTCTCGATCGAACTGTCTCCGCAGGTAAAGGAATCGCGCTACTTGTCGCTTACACGCAGGCCACGGGCCCCGGGCGTGTTCTTTGCCGGGTTTGAGGTATGTGCCCCTGACTACCTGATCGACCGGCAATCTTTTCCATTCTGGATTCTAGAATATATAGACGAGGGGGAGGGCGAGGTCCGTGTGCGGGGTAAGAAGCATTTGTTGAGAAGCGGATCGGTCATTTGCTATGGGCCCGGCATTCCAATCCATTTTTACAACCACGCCGACCGCCCCTTTCATAAATACTTTTTCTGTCGTAACGACACCGCCTTCCCGGAGCGATGGAGGCAGGTAGGGCTCAGTCCGGGATCGGCGCGGACGTTGGCCATGCCACCCATGCAAGGCGATGTGCTGGACCAATTGATCCACGAGGGCGTGCATGGCTACGTGGAGAAGGCGACCGTGCTTAGTGCGCTAGAGTTGATTGTAACGACCGGCATTCGGCGCGATTCCCAGCAGGCTCGCACGCCGAAGGATGGCCCGGCTCAGGTCTATGACCTCGTCATGCAGGTGCTGCACGAGAATTTTTGCGAAATAAACTCCCTGGCTGAGCTCGCTGATCGCACCGGCTACGGCGCGGAATACCTATGCCGCGTTTTCAAGCGCTACCACAATGAGTCGCCTTACCAGACGCTTTTGCGCATGAAAATGAACGAGGCATTCCGTCTGCTAAAGGAAGGGCGGCTGCGCGTCATGGATATCGCGGAGCAGGTTGGCTTTCAGGATCCGCTGCATTTTTCCCGCGTTTTCCGCAAAGTGATGGGCATGGCTCCGAGCACGGTGAGTGCCTGAGGTATTTTGGTAAATAGCACGCAATCAGCTCCTTGTGAAATATTATCATTGAAGGTTTGTTTTTGATCAACGATGATCAAGCGGTTTCGCATCTGTGAGGATTGCGAATTACTTCACCATAGTTTTTATTCATACTTAAAAACTATAGAATGCCGCTTAAGTATGAAAAATTTTCATACTGCTAATATTCAGGAGTTTGTGCAAAATTTGATGTTGACGAAATGGCCGTGTGAAATTCACGTTACGCGCCTTTTTTAGGTGGCTTGATCAAAGCGAAGGCATACGAACAAGTCGCTATTAGAAACCCTCTGAATTTTAATTTCCAAATCCCACCTGCACTAAGCACAAGCTTCGTTCCGCTTCGGAATGTTACTTGGGCCAATAACTGCTTTTGACACCGCCATATGGCTATCGACGTCAAACTCTTCCACCGGACCTCCTATCGCTACGACCAACTGGTGACGATGGGGCCCCAAGTTGTCCGCCTGCGCCCAGCGCCCCACTGCCGCTCCGAGATTGTTTCCTACTCGATGCGCATTGAGCCCGAGGGCCAGTGGATCAACTGGCAGCAGGACCCTTTCAGCAACTATCTGGCGCGCGTCGCCTTCCCGGAAAAGACCGACCGGTTCGAGGTGATCGTCGATTTGACGATTCGCATGGTTGCCTTCAACCCGTTCGATTTCTTCCTGGACACCCATGCCGAGCATTATCCGATCGAGTATAGCGACGCGACTGAGCATGACCTGAAGCCATACCTGAAAACGGAGAAGCCCGGCCCTTTACTCCAGAAGTGGGTCGACTCCGTGGACCGCGGTAAAAAGCCGACCATCGATTTCCTCGTCGAGCTGAACCAGCGCGTCAACAACGAGCTGAAATACACGCTTCGGATGGACCCCGGCGTCCAGGAGCCCGAGGAAACGCTGGAGCTGGGCATTGGCTCCTGTCGTGACTTTACGTGGTTGTTCGTCAACATCTTGCGTCACCTGGGCATTGCTGCGCGCTTCGTATCCGGTTACTCGATTCAACTCAAAGCGGACGAGAAAGCCATCGACGGTCCCTCCGGTGTGGAAGAGGACATTTGCGACCTGCACGCGTGGACGGAAGTCTACCTGCCGGGCGCTGGCTGGGTTGGCCTCGATTCGACCTCCGGCCTGTTCTGCGGTGAGGGCCACATCCCACTTGCGGCGACGCCCGATCCCCGCACTGCCGCGCCGATCACCGGTGGCTTCGCGGCAGAGGGCAAGGTCAAGGACGAGTTCGAGCACGAGATGTGGATCCAGCGCGTGCACGAAACGCCGCGCGTGACCTATCCTTACAACGACGAGCAGTGGAAAAACATCGTCCAGCTCGGTGCCGAGATCGACAAAGAAATGGTCGAGAAAGACGTCCGCCTGACCATGGGTGGCGAGCCGACTTTTGTCTCGATTGATGACTTTGAAAGCCCGGAGTGGACCATCTCCGCGGTCGGCATGGACAAGCGTAACAAGTCTGAGGATTTGCTGAAGCGACTTTTCGGCAAATACGGTAAGGGCGGTTTCCTGCACTACGGTCAGGGCAAGTGGTATCCAAGCGAATCCCTGCCGCGCTGGTCCTACAGCTGCATCTGGCGTAAGGACGGCCAAACGCTTTGGAAAGACCCCGCACTGCTGGGCGATCTGCGCAAGGACTATGGCTTCACTGAGGTCGAGTCGCGCAAGTTCATGAATCTCCTCTGCGAGAAGCTGAACCTCGATCCCAACATGGCCATGGACGGCTATGAGGACGCCTGGTATTACATGTGGCGCGAGCGTCGCCTGCCGACCAACGTCAACCCGCTTCAAAATAAAATCGAAGACAAGGAGGAGCGTACGCGCCTGGCCAAAGTCTTCGAGCAGGGCTTGAAAAAGGTCATTGGCTGCGCGTTGCCGATCGAGCGCGGCTGGGTCAATGGCCGTTACGCGTGGCTGACGGGTCCGTGGTTCATGCGCCAGGAAACGCTGTTTTTATTCCCCGGTGACTCGCCGATGGGCCTGCGCCTGCCGCTGGACTCCATGCCTTGGCAGGCCCCGACAGATTACCGATTCCTCGGTGAAGCGCCGATGCCCGAAGACGCGCCGCCGCTGCCGGACTACGATGCGTTGGCCAGCCAATACCGCCGCGCCGGTTCGGACCCCAGCAACCTCTCGGGGCCGCATGCCCGCGCCGGTGGTCTGCAGGACGTGCCGCTCACGGATCGCTTTGACCCGTGGGAGGACTACATGCGCCGCTTTGGCCCCGGGAAGTCGTTTGGCCAAACGCCCGGCACCTGGCAAATTCCCGTCCACATGCGTCCGCGCCCCGAGTCGATGCAGCGCCCGGACACGACGCCGCTGGACAACACCACTGCGCCTTGGATCATCCGCACCGCGCTTTGCGTGGAGGCCCGCGAAGGCAACCTGTTCATTTTCATGCCGCCGACACCGTCGGTCGAGGACTACATTGACCTGTTAGCCGCCATTGAGGCGACCGCAGGTGAACTCAACATGCCGGTTATTTTGGAAGGCTACCTGCCGCCGCTGGACCGCCGCCTGGAAACGATTAAGATCACCCCGGACCCAGGCGTGGTGGAGGTCAACGTGCAGCCCTCGAGCTCCTGGGCGCACCTTGTTGAGAAGACTGAGTTCCTTTACGAAGCCGCCAAGCAATGCCGCCTGGGCGCGAACAAGTTCGATCAGGATGGCAAGCACTCCGGCACGGGCGGGGGCAACCACATCGTCTGCGGTGGCGACATCCCCAAGGACTCGCCGATGCTGCGCAACCCGACCTTGCTCAAGTCGCTCATCGCTTACTGGCACCAGCACCCGTCGCTCAGCTACGTATTCTCGGGTAAGTTCATTGGCCCGACTTCGCAGGCACCCCGTATCGACGAAGCGCGCAACGACTCGCTTTACGAGATGGAGATCGCCTTCCGCGAGCTCGATGCGCAGATCGATAATTACAAGCAGTGCCCGCCTTGGCTGGTCGACCGCATTTTCCGCCACTTGCTGACGGACCTTACCGGCAACACCCACCGCGCCGAGTTCTGCATCGACAAGCTTTACTCGCCCGACAGTTACACGGGCCGCCTCGGCCTGCTGGAAATGCGTGGCTTCGAAATGCCGCCGCACGCCCGTATGTCGCTGACGCAGCACCTGCTCCTGCGCGCCTTGATCGCCCGTTTCTGGGACAAGCCGTTTGAGCCCGAGCGCCTTGTCCGCTGGGGCACCCAGCTGCACGACCGCTGGATGCTTCCGCACTGGAACTTTGCCGACTTCAACGACGTGCTTGCTGACCTCAAGTCTTGGGGCATGGAGTTCGACATCGAGTGGTTCGCGCCGCACTTTGAGTTCCGCTTCCCGAAGTATGGCGAGGCGCACTTCAAGGGCATGCGCATTGAGATCCGCGAGGCCCTCGAATGCTGGCTGACTCTTGGCGAAGAAGCTACGGGGCAGGGCACCGCGCGTTATGTGGATAGCTCCGTCGAGCGCGTGCAAGTGAAAGTGGAAAACTTCATTCCCGAGCGCTACGCCGTTTATTGCAACGGCTACCGTGTGCCGCTCACTTCGACCGGCGTAGAAGGAGAGTTCGTCGCCGGGGTGCGTTTCCGCGCCTGGCAGCCGCCGTCGGCGCTGCACCCGACGATCACCATCGACAGCCCGCTGACCTTCGACGTCGTCGACCTCTGGAATGACCAATCCCTTGGCGGTTGCCGTTACCACGTTACCCACCCAGGGGGCCGTGGCTACGACGATTTTCCGGTCAATGCGCTGGCCGCCGAAAGCCGTCGCCTGAGCCGCTTTGAGGCCATTGGCCACACACCGGGGCAGCAGCCGATGCAGCGCCGCGACAAGCACTCCGCGGACTACCCGATGACGCTCGACCTCCGCCAACCACGCACTTTTAACGAATTATAGAATTAACCACGAAGCTCACGAAGACTTTTTATCGGAGACACAGACTCCTGTTATTCAGTTTTCAACTTCGTGTTCTCTGTGCTCTTCGTGGTTAAAAAAAAGACTCTCCAACAACTTCTTAGGCTGATCCTCACTCAACCATCATTGAACGATACTAAGGGTTAAACGCAGTCTCAGCCTATCAGAAACCCAAACGATAATGATCACAAGCAGCAGAAAATCCCAAGAAAGTGGCTTCCAGTTCGGTGGCCACAGCAGCGTAGTCATCAATGGTGACAACGCTTCCATCTATGTTGGCCGTCTGGACAACTACGGCGAAGCCAGCACTCCGCGCCTCCAGGTGTGGGCCCTCTATGGTGCCCCCTCCGGTGAGGAAATCGACGGCGTGCTCCTGGCTGAGGCTGAAACGCAGACCCTCTACGGTGGCTACTATCTCGAATTCATTTCCCTCGACGCGGCCCTGGTGGACAGCGTTCGCGGCCTTTACACGATCGCGCTCGTCGTAACGCGTGCTGGCGAGTCCGGCTCCTACGACGATATCGTAGTGATGCCCGACCTGGTAGACTTCTACCACCCGCAGCTCATCCAGCCCGCCGCCGCTAAGCTCAGCAGCGATGGTTTCTCCGCTGCAGTGGCTGGCGTCAGTAACCCGCGCACTTCCGGCACCACCAGTGGCTCCCTCGTGATCGAGCTCTGGGCGCTGGCCAACGCAGGTGGCTTTACGGGTAACGATTTTCACCTCGGTGGCGTCGAATACATCTCCGCTGCGGGCGGCGAAGTTTCTTCTGCGATCGAGTTCAACGGCTACCCGAACTACCCGACGGGCAAGTTCTTCCCAGCCGTGGTTCTGCGTGAGTGGACCCCCGCCGGCTACCTCGTCCGCGACCGCATCGTCGGCGAAAACGCAATCGAGCTGCCTCCGCAAGGTGGTGCCGTGGCCGACGCCTTCAATGCACCGCTTGCTCAAGTGACCGCCAAGGTCTCCGTGCAAGAGCCGACTCTCGCCAAGGCCGCCCTCAAGGATGGCCCCACGCAGGAGAAGAAGGTTGCTCCAGCGAAGAAGGCCGCCGCTCCTGCCGCCAAGAAGGAAGCCGCCAAGCCCGCCGCTAAGGAGGAGCCCAAGAAGGTCGAAGCTAAGAAAGTGGAAACCAAGGCAGCAGCACCCGTTAAGGCAACGCCAGCCAAGGCCGAACCCAAGAAGGAAGAGCCTAAGCCCGCCGCCAAGAAGGCTGCAAAGAAGGCCGTTGAGAAGAAGTCGACGATCAAGAAGGCTTCCAAGACCTCCAAGAAGAAGTAAGCGTCTTGTCAGGTGTTTTTACCACGAAGCCGCCGGAGTTTTCCGGTGGCTTTTTTGCTTATCGAGTGGTGCCTAAAGGAACGCGAACCTCTGTGTTCGCACCACGCCTGGATGGCGGATCGCAAATTTCCACATTTGCCTACAATCAGTCTGCCTTTTCTACCGTCTAAAGAGTGTGTTGGATCAGAAGCAGAACTGGGAACCTGAGTTCCGCCAGCATGACACGATGCGAACACAGAGGTTCACGTTCCGCCAGCGACCTGTCACCGATACGTGCCATTTTAAGACGCAAAGTAATTCCAGTGCTGGTTCCAGTGCCTGCCGCATCCGCTTGGCGAAGCAGGCGGCTAGCGCGTTGCTGCCAGCACCTGGAACTTCGAACCAAAGCCGCTCGGGTGGATCAGTGATTGCAATTCACGTCGGGCGTCGGCGTCCGCGCTCAGGCGCTCGATCTCGGCCCAACTGCGCTTGACGATAAACGCCTCTTGGCGCTGTAGGGGCTGCGGGGCAAACCCGGTTGCCGATAGCGCGGACTCAATGCGGTCCCAGCAAACGTGGGTCGTAAGGTCCTGGTGGCCGGGCAGGGCAAGTAGCTCGTTGTGCTGTTGGTGGCGGTAGTAGGCGCGCGCGGTGCCTTGCGGGGTGACGGTGGTCAGCTCGGGCCAGGTTTTGCCGTAATCGATCAGAATCATTGCGCCGGACCAATTGCCCGCCGCCCATTGCCTGACCAACGACTCCGCCTCCAGCGCGATATCGAGCCGGTAGCCGGGGAGCGATTGCTCGGGTAAAACGTCGGCGAGCTGCGCCTTAACGGGCGCGCTGAGTGCATCAAGCAGGACTTCGCGCAGCATATCGCCATCGACCGCGACCCCCCATTCGCGCCAGGCACCGTCGTGAAACTCCAGCCGGTGAAAGGGCTGGGCGTCGAGGATTTCATTCGCGACGAGCACGGTGTGTTCGTCGGGCTGAAAATCAGTACCCAGAGGGAACGATTTCAACTCGCCAAACCCGGTTTCGATGCCAGCGAACATGCCGCCTTCCGGCTCGGCACCGATCTCGGCCAGGGTGAAATCGGCCGGGTTACCGGGGGTGACCAACTGGCGTGCGGCTTCCGCAATGACGCGGCCAAACACG is a window from the Cerasicoccus sp. TK19100 genome containing:
- a CDS encoding helix-turn-helix transcriptional regulator — protein: MSKLSIELSPQVKESRYLSLTRRPRAPGVFFAGFEVCAPDYLIDRQSFPFWILEYIDEGEGEVRVRGKKHLLRSGSVICYGPGIPIHFYNHADRPFHKYFFCRNDTAFPERWRQVGLSPGSARTLAMPPMQGDVLDQLIHEGVHGYVEKATVLSALELIVTTGIRRDSQQARTPKDGPAQVYDLVMQVLHENFCEINSLAELADRTGYGAEYLCRVFKRYHNESPYQTLLRMKMNEAFRLLKEGRLRVMDIAEQVGFQDPLHFSRVFRKVMGMAPSTVSA
- a CDS encoding DUF2126 domain-containing protein — protein: MAIDVKLFHRTSYRYDQLVTMGPQVVRLRPAPHCRSEIVSYSMRIEPEGQWINWQQDPFSNYLARVAFPEKTDRFEVIVDLTIRMVAFNPFDFFLDTHAEHYPIEYSDATEHDLKPYLKTEKPGPLLQKWVDSVDRGKKPTIDFLVELNQRVNNELKYTLRMDPGVQEPEETLELGIGSCRDFTWLFVNILRHLGIAARFVSGYSIQLKADEKAIDGPSGVEEDICDLHAWTEVYLPGAGWVGLDSTSGLFCGEGHIPLAATPDPRTAAPITGGFAAEGKVKDEFEHEMWIQRVHETPRVTYPYNDEQWKNIVQLGAEIDKEMVEKDVRLTMGGEPTFVSIDDFESPEWTISAVGMDKRNKSEDLLKRLFGKYGKGGFLHYGQGKWYPSESLPRWSYSCIWRKDGQTLWKDPALLGDLRKDYGFTEVESRKFMNLLCEKLNLDPNMAMDGYEDAWYYMWRERRLPTNVNPLQNKIEDKEERTRLAKVFEQGLKKVIGCALPIERGWVNGRYAWLTGPWFMRQETLFLFPGDSPMGLRLPLDSMPWQAPTDYRFLGEAPMPEDAPPLPDYDALASQYRRAGSDPSNLSGPHARAGGLQDVPLTDRFDPWEDYMRRFGPGKSFGQTPGTWQIPVHMRPRPESMQRPDTTPLDNTTAPWIIRTALCVEAREGNLFIFMPPTPSVEDYIDLLAAIEATAGELNMPVILEGYLPPLDRRLETIKITPDPGVVEVNVQPSSSWAHLVEKTEFLYEAAKQCRLGANKFDQDGKHSGTGGGNHIVCGGDIPKDSPMLRNPTLLKSLIAYWHQHPSLSYVFSGKFIGPTSQAPRIDEARNDSLYEMEIAFRELDAQIDNYKQCPPWLVDRIFRHLLTDLTGNTHRAEFCIDKLYSPDSYTGRLGLLEMRGFEMPPHARMSLTQHLLLRALIARFWDKPFEPERLVRWGTQLHDRWMLPHWNFADFNDVLADLKSWGMEFDIEWFAPHFEFRFPKYGEAHFKGMRIEIREALECWLTLGEEATGQGTARYVDSSVERVQVKVENFIPERYAVYCNGYRVPLTSTGVEGEFVAGVRFRAWQPPSALHPTITIDSPLTFDVVDLWNDQSLGGCRYHVTHPGGRGYDDFPVNALAAESRRLSRFEAIGHTPGQQPMQRRDKHSADYPMTLDLRQPRTFNEL
- a CDS encoding SAM-dependent methyltransferase, whose amino-acid sequence is MATRETPSAPLLSALREAADASGRLNYADFSRLALYHPTEGYYRRERTRVGKTQGADFYTSVSVGSVFGRVIAEAARQLVTPGNPADFTLAEIGAEPEGGMFAGIETGFGELKSFPLGTDFQPDEHTVLVANEILDAQPFHRLEFHDGAWREWGVAVDGDMLREVLLDALSAPVKAQLADVLPEQSLPGYRLDIALEAESLVRQWAAGNWSGAMILIDYGKTWPELTTVTPQGTARAYYRHQQHNELLALPGHQDLTTHVCWDRIESALSATGFAPQPLQRQEAFIVKRSWAEIERLSADADARRELQSLIHPSGFGSKFQVLAATR